The following proteins are co-located in the Arctopsyche grandis isolate Sample6627 chromosome 3, ASM5162203v2, whole genome shotgun sequence genome:
- the LOC143923203 gene encoding calmodulin-like protein 4 has translation MARYFKEQDIDEFRECFYLFARSGQIRSLDELTVVMRSLGLSPTVAELAGYLNAANGRMTFADFLEVMHAHSRVENLPKEVVDAFRAGDTSKKGTIPASQLRNLLQNFGEGLSSKEVDNVFREANVSNNGLIRYEDFVKIVCAPVPDYY, from the exons atg GCGCGATACTTTAAAGAGCAGGATATAGATG AATTCAGGGAATGTTTTTATCTCTTCGCTCGAAGCGGTCAAATAAGGTCTCTAGATGAATTAACGGTCGTTATGAGATCTTTGGGTTTGTCGCCGACCGTTGCAGAATTGGCGGGATATCTAAATGCTGCAAACGGTCGTATGACTTTTGCTGATTTCCTTGAAGTTATGCACGCACATTCACGTGTCGAAAATCTTCCTAAAGAG GTTGTGGATGCTTTTCGTGCTGGTGATACCTCAAAAAAAGGTACAATACCTGCATCTCAACTTCGTAATTTGTTGCAAAACTTTGGAGAAGGCTTATCGTCTAAAGAG GTTGATAACGTTTTCCGTGAAGCTAATGTTTCTAACAATGGGCTCATCAGGTATGAAGATTTTGTGAAAATTGTGTGTGCGCCTGTACCAGACTATTATTAA